The nucleotide sequence ACGACGAAACTCGAACGCTCTCCAATGGAACCAGATCTCCTCAAATCCTCCCTCTTCTACGCCGATCAGCGCCTTTGCTCCGCCGAGATCCTCTCACCTTCCGAAGTCTTCGATCCGTTCCTCTCttcgatttcttcttctcccattCGATTCGCCGCTCTCGAATCCCCACCATTTTATTCTTCCCCGTCTCTCTTTAGATTAATCCTAACTTTTCCCTTTGAATCGCCTCCAGGTGCGGGCAAGAATCGAAGTCGCCGTCCTCAATTTCCTCAAGATCCTCACTTCCCCGACCCCCGCTATCCCCGCTCTCGCTCTGGTCTCTTCCCCCCTTCAAGTCCTCCAAAAATGGTTCTTGTGGTGATGAACGTCGGTAGCTTGTAATTTAGTTCAATTGATTGTTTATTGCACTGAATTTTAATGGAATACCGAGCAAAGCCAGCTTCATGTTGCCAAGTTTAAATTCTTATGAGAACTCTGGTTGTATTGATgcttgtgaagcaataggaagctATGTTTACAACTCTAGCGTTATTGCTCTGCTCTTGTACGTATCATGAAATGAAATGATCTAAACATTTGTCCATCTTGTAGTTTAAACTTTAAAACATTATTTCCTTGCTAATAACCTATGGATCAACAGATATTTGATTGCCATCTCAAGTTATTGGCTATGTAATTGGTTTTAATCTGAAGCAAAAGATCCcttaattctactttctatatatatatcaacTGTGACTGCATCGATGCTTTTGCAAACCAGTCAGAAGCTATGGTTATGAGTACCACATCACTCATTCGTTTTGTATAGTATGAAGAAATTATATAAGTGATATGCTCCATACTGTTGAAGAACTCTTAAATTGCTTTTAAATATTTCATTGGCCAGGCAATCCTGTGAATTATTCTGGCATTCTCATTATCAAAACAATTCATGATAAAAAATGCACATGATTTATTAGTAGAACATTCATGGATTACACATTTATGATGTCAATATTGTTGTTGGCAGAGGCAGTGCTAATATTCTGTTGCTTCTGTTTCCTTTCCATGTTTGTTTTTACACGAATCAGCAAATGTGAATTTTGATAATTTCACAAATTTTCATCTcctttaatattaaaatttcaATTATCTGGAATCTTTCCAAACTTTATGCTGAATTTTCTCCATATCCCATATTCTAACTCTTACTCTCAGCTGAGTAATTCTGGAGGCCAAATTTGTGATTTTGCATGAAATAAATTAATCTTGACATTTCAGCCTACCATACTGCACAAGTTTTCCCAGAGCGGTTACCCTAATCATGATTTGAAGCATAATTACCTCATTGGTACAATAGGTTAGTAGAAGGTCAGATAATAGTTGGCTACGTCATGGACTGTTGAGTGATGTTTCCTCAGTCTTCCTTTCTCATTCCTTTTGTATGAGGTCTCTCACAAGAGCCAATGATGCCAAGGCCTTCATTAGAGGTAATGGGAGCAACATCTGTTCCCCTTCTTGAGCATTTTTCCTCCTGTTTGCTTCTTATCTAGGCTTTGGTGGGCTTATTTTGTCTTATTGCATGCAAACGGACATGCATGCACTTGTAGTGTGGAAGGTCATGGAAATGTGTTTTCGGGTTCTGCATCACGGAAAGCTAGTCACCCAGAGGGAGCTCTTTTATAAGTTGCTCAGCGACTCGCCAGAATTCTTTACTTCTCAGTGTCAAGTCAACAGAACAGTGCAAGGTTATAATTTCCTTCCCCTTTCTTGGCGGTGTTTTGTGGTCATGAAATTATGCCCTGGCTGAACTTCATCAGTTACCCAATTTTAGATGTCGTTGCATTGCTTCGTTGCACTCGACGGAGTCTAGGTATCATGGCATCCAGCAGAGGTGCGATCATTGGGCGCTTACTGTTGCAGGTGCAATGTGTCTTAAGATAAAATTTTGTCACTCTTTTTTTTCAGTGAACATAATATGTAAACCCTTTTGTTGGTAAATGGGGGATCATGTCCATCTTTTCTAAATGCAAATTGCAGTTGACATAAATCACGAGGTGCTACAATTACTTTAAATGGGCTATTGAATGCACATAtaatttcttctccttttcattTGCATCACATGGGTTACATGCTGATTAGTTTGAAATGAAATATAAAACCAAGGAGCCAGGTGAAGAGATCATTGACTGCTCTGTGCTTGGACAAGCTGGACATGTCATAACGGGAGACTTAAATTTGTTGAGCAAACTGGTTTTCCGTTCAGATGCTCGATTTATTATCATAGTAGAGAAGGTAGCTTAGTATTCTATGGTTTACCTGTGATCTCAATCAATTTCCCCAGCTAATTTTGATAATTGGATTTGAATAGGATGCAATTTTTCAAAGGTTGGCTGAAGATGGCCTATTCAATCAGATACCATGTATTCTGATCACAGCTAAAGGATATCCTGACATTGCAACAAGGTAACCAGCCAGCAAAACAAAAGCTATAGCTACTTCTATCTTAATTTATCTCATTGGAATTTGTTTAAGCTGGCAGTTATGTGCAATGGGGATAAATACTACA is from Phoenix dactylifera cultivar Barhee BC4 chromosome 18, palm_55x_up_171113_PBpolish2nd_filt_p, whole genome shotgun sequence and encodes:
- the LOC103710698 gene encoding meiotic recombination protein SPO11-2, which translates into the protein MRSLTRANDAKAFIRVWKVMEMCFRVLHHGKLVTQRELFYKLLSDSPEFFTSQCQVNRTVQDVVALLRCTRRSLGIMASSRGAIIGRLLLQEPGEEIIDCSVLGQAGHVITGDLNLLSKLVFRSDARFIIIVEKDAIFQRLAEDGLFNQIPCILITAKGYPDIATRFILHRLNQNFPDLPVLALVDWNPAGLAILCTYKFGSTTMGLESYRYACNVKWLGLRGDDLQLVPQHSLVQLKPRDLQIAKSLMSSKLLQEPYAAELTMMVEMGHKVEIEALYCHGFDFLGKYIAGKIVQSDYI